Proteins encoded within one genomic window of Arachis ipaensis cultivar K30076 chromosome B08, Araip1.1, whole genome shotgun sequence:
- the LOC107611358 gene encoding uncharacterized protein LOC107611358 — protein MDESINQELRRNNNAENNYASNDPSLPSASNKSQSQTSNVREKTNLAWRYVALQNINEKPHYQCLFCLSTFGGRGINRMKKHLAKIGGDIKKCSKVSYDEEKQMEGLLKEIQKSKTSKRKVSFNEEGSDEIEDAIDEAIAQEKQQTPSQLLTKQVIGGDPKKKAKTIIPPMFASRTTLGSQPSLKSVFQNKEALHEVDKRVARWLLDCRIPFNAVMSPFFQDMLDGVAGIGPGYKGHSYDKLRVNLLADLKRECQIVVDSYRSAWKETGCTLMADDASNVVKNASSLCDLFSEVIKWIGPDNIVHVVTDNAANYVAAGRLINKKFENIHWSPCAAHCLNLILKDISSMPHISNLTTRASKITVFVYNHTMFLSWLRQINDWKEIVRPGATRFATVFITLHCIFECKMDLQALVVDPHFIEHKLGRSANGRAVSAIMLDNKFWDDCFTACKIVSLLIKFLRLVDTDDKPSLEIVYEGMLRSENGNKEMFKHSKAAYQPYTEIINSRWDKHLKKIFMQQLIS, from the exons ATGGATGAAAGTATCAACCAAGAACTACGTAGGAATAATAATGCTGAAAATAATTATGCTTCGAATGACCCTTCTCTTCCTTCCGCATCTAACAAAAGTCAATCACAAACTTCTAATGTTCGGGAGAAAACTAATCTTGCTTGGAGATACgttgctttacaaaatataaatgaAAAACCGCATTACCAATGCTTATTTTGTCTGAGTACTTTTGGGGGTAGGGGAATTAATAGAATGAAAAAGCATTTGGCGAAGATAGGTGGAGACATTAAGAAGTGTTCTAAGGTCTCATATGATGAAGAAAAACAAATGGAAGGTTTATTGAAAGAGATTCAGAAAAGTAAAACTAGTAAAAGGAAAGTAAGTTTCAATGAAGAGGGTAGTGATGAAATTGAGGATGCAATTGACGAAGCAATAGCGCAAGAAAAACAACAAACTCCGAGTCAGTTACTAACTAAGCAGGTGATTGGAGGTGATcccaaaaagaaagcaaaaaccaTTATTCCTCCTATGTTTGCATCAAGAACAACTCTGGGAAGTCAACCAAGTCTGAAAAGTGTGTTTCAAAACAAAGAGGCGCTTCATGAAGTTGATAAGCGAGTGGCTAGATGGCTTTTGGATTGTAGGATTCCTTTCAATGCGGTTATGTCACCCTTTTTTCAAGATATGTTGGATGGTGTTGCTGGCATTGGGCCTGGTTATAAAGGTCATTCTTATGATAAACTGAGGGTTAACTTATTAGCCGATCTCAAAAGGGAGTGTCAAATAGTTGTTGATAGTTATAGGTCTGCTTGGAAAGAAACTGGATGTACTCTCATGGCTGATG ATGCTTCAAATGTGGTAAAAAATGCTTCAAGCTTGTGTGACTTGTTTTCGGAGGTGATTAAATGGATTGGACCTGATAATATTGTTCATGTAGTGACTGATAATGCGGCGAATTATGTGGCTGCGGGTAGGCTTATTAATAAGAAGTTTGAAAATATTCACTGGTCACCTTGTGCTGCTCATTGCTTGAATCTTATTCTAAAAGATATAAGCAGCATGCCACATATTTCTAACCTTACAACACGTGCTTCGAAGATTACTGTGTTTGTGTATAATCATACGATGTTCTTGTCCTGGCTAAGACAAATAAATGATTGGAAGGAGATTGTGCGCCCAGGTGCAACTCGTTTTGCCACTGTCTTCATCACATTGCATTGTATCTTTGAGTGCAAAATGGATTTACAAGCATTGGTTGTTGATCCACACTTTATCGAACATAAATTAGGAAGGAGTGCTAATGGTAGAGCTGTGAGTGCAATTATGCTAGACAATAAATTTTGGGATGATTGTTTTACTGCATGCAAAATTGTGAGTCTGTTGATTAAATTTCTAAGATTGGTAGATACCGATGATAAACCATCATTGGAAATTGTTTATGAAGGTATGTTGAGATCAGAAAATGGAAACAAAGAAATGTTCAAGCATAGTAAGGCTGCATATCAACCTTACACAGAGATTATCAACTCAAGATGGGACAAACATTTGAAAAAAATCTTCATGCAGCAGCTTATTTCTTGA